The Flavobacterium sp. 102 genomic interval TAAGAAATTAATGGTCTATCTATAGTATTATTAAAAATCAATTCTAATCATCAATTTAAAATCAAATAAAATGACAACTACTAACGAAAAAAGCGTTGCTACGTTCTTGCACTTGAGTGTTTTAACACAATATTTTATTCCTTTTGGAAATTATATATTTCCAATTGTTATTTGGAGTGCAAAGAAAAACGAATCAGAATTTGTCGATGCTAACGGTAAAAATGTTTTGAATTTTCAGTTAAGCATGTTCCTATATACTATCGTATTATGTTTAATTGCCATTCCGATTTTGATTTATTCGATATTCAAAAATGTTCCTTTAAACGACATCAATTTCGACAGACATTTTGTTATTGAAAACTTAAGTGCCGGAAACATCACAGGATTAACCATTTTAGGAATTGTAGCGGTACTTCTATTTTGTTTTTTAAAAGTAATCGAATTTGTTCTAATTATATACGCCGCCGTAAAAGCTTCAAATGATGAAGCCTATAAGTATCCGTTAAGTATACCCTTCTTTAAATAATCAATAAAGAACCATCATCAATCAGAATCATCATCAATCAGAATTAATCAAAATCAAAAATCACCAGTTTCAATCATCAACCGTTAATCAGCGGGAAAATCAAAAAACGAATGTTAATCACAAAAAATTAAATCATGTATTATGAACATTGAAAACACAAAAGCCCAGATGCGTAAAGGTGTTTTAGAATTTTGTATCTTGTCTGTCCTAAAAGAAAAAGACGCGTATACCTCTGAAATATTAGACACTTTAAAAAACGCCAAATTGCTTGTAGTAGAGGGAACAGTTTATCCGCTATTGACAAGACTTAAAAACGACGGATTGCTCAACTATCGTTGGGAAGAATCAACCTCGGGACCGCCAAGAAAATATTATGGTTTGACCGAATTAGGAAAAACATTTTTAACTGAATTGAACGGCACATGGACGGAATTGTCAGACGCTGTTAACATCATAAC includes:
- a CDS encoding DUF4870 domain-containing protein, with protein sequence MTTTNEKSVATFLHLSVLTQYFIPFGNYIFPIVIWSAKKNESEFVDANGKNVLNFQLSMFLYTIVLCLIAIPILIYSIFKNVPLNDINFDRHFVIENLSAGNITGLTILGIVAVLLFCFLKVIEFVLIIYAAVKASNDEAYKYPLSIPFFK
- a CDS encoding PadR family transcriptional regulator, whose amino-acid sequence is MNIENTKAQMRKGVLEFCILSVLKEKDAYTSEILDTLKNAKLLVVEGTVYPLLTRLKNDGLLNYRWEESTSGPPRKYYGLTELGKTFLTELNGTWTELSDAVNIITNQK